CGCTGTCAACAACTGCGAGCGCAGTCATTTGGTGGAGATTTAGCAACAAATTTTGTAGTAATATCATTCATAGGTGTCGAGAAGCAGCGTGGTTGATTACAATTACAATACAATTTCCAcgtttattgcgacagcaattatatggatacaaCCGGTGCACCTTATCTGCCGGCGTTGCCATGAGCTTACGTATAAAGCCTAAGTGCGATAATATCCTATCCCGCGCCGTTGGCTCTGTGCGAGATAGGAAGCGTTCAAGGTACACTCCACTTCAAGAGTAAGGCGAGATGTATAGTAGCTGGGTGGGCACCTCTTGCATATATAGGACGTCATGTGATAAATGCGCGCGAGCCGGGGTATGAAAGGCGCTGGTTTAGCACGCTCCTCCACCTCTAGCCGTTTCTCTAGCCTGGTCTTGCGCCACCCTAAGCCTGTCTTGGAGATAATCTCCGTTCGGTGCAAAGATGGGGGGAGCCAAGGTAGTGCGATTTCAAATTTCGGAGACGCATTGAAAgacgaggcagcagaagcgtttgGTCTCCCCTGCGCCCTTCATCGCGCcaacgctgtgacagcgagtgttcgcggtttgagtgagatctgttcatgtgtgcacgtgtgcgcgtgactcagtacttgctaattattagtaagcgaatgtttaccgcAATTTATGCATCCGATGAAGCTACGAACCTTGCTTCGTTAACTTGTCTAATACACTGCTATGGCTATCGAAGTtacgcctttcaggcgaaactgctacatttttgttCTTACATTTGTAAGGGATCTCAAAAGCAGTGTTGCACAGGCTACTGTTTCTCCCTGGTCGCAGTAGGACATGGTCGGACCAGTAGGACCAGGTTTCTCCCTGGTCACAGCACCAAACTCAGTAGGtttggtgctgcgctgctgagctcgaggtcacgggtccaatcacaaccacggcggccgccttCGAATGAGAGCAGAATACAAAAACACTCGTATAGCGTGCATTTcctgcacgttaaataacccgagCTGCTGAAGATATTATGCAGTTTctgctgaaaattaatctgcgtgtGCTTCATAACAAGAACTTGATTTTGGAAGCTAAAtcctcaaaatttaattttacgtTGTGGAAGTACATTTACAAACGACACTGCTGAGTGCGTCTGCTGATCTTATCTCGTTGCTGTGCTCCGGTTAGTAGCCAATACTTTTTTTTAGATTCACTTATGGTCAGAATCCCATGTGATAAATCCAGGTCTTCCTTACCACAAAAAAACCAGCTCTGCGATATCAACAGGTATGGCCAAGGAAAATCAACATTTATACTTAGGAGGCATTCCAGAACATGAAAAGAACGAAAGAGTTAGAGAATGCATTACAACCAGGTGAGTGTCTGCCTAAGCCAGAATCAAGCATAACGCCAAAATAAAGTATCTGGTATTTCTCCTGCATTATAACCTTGCTCTCGCCAAGACTCATCTCGAGTTACTAAGTCGCCATCTTTCACGACGAGTCTTCACAAGCCATTGGGAGACAATTGACTCATGCAGGAGGGTTGGACATTATTTGGTGACTCATAAAAAAGGGGTCTTAGCTAAGAAAATACGAGTCACTTTGGTGTGACTCTCGATTGACCCGCTTTTTTAGAGTGAACAACATATTTACAGGGGGCGTATAGCAGTCGCCCAACATTACGAGCGCGCTTTTCCGCACACTATACGAGCTGAGCTGCATTGCAACTTATAGCGGTCTGAACACCCCACCTATTGCAGGCGCTAAAATGCAGGGTGTTCCTCCTTAATAATCAAGTGAAAAGTTATTTTCATTGTTTCGACGCATCATATAAAATTCATTGCAGATTTGACTTCCGCTGAATGAAGTCAAATTGGGTCTTGTTTTCTATTGAAAGACAGTCTCTCTTGATCGATGTTTCTTCCCTCATCACCTAGTCACGCTTCAAGCGCTGCTCCCATAACAGCCCTTGCTggtgtcggtgacaatttgttctggaccgcttttcgcccgaagcttcgcgagcAGTTTGAATCAGCCTTGCTGAGATTTGAAGCTGTCAACAGATATGATTTCATTGGCTGTAAAATATAGTATATTCGTTTTGTTTTTGGCTACTACGTGTTTCACTGTGGCCGGCAATAGCAAAAACAATATAACAAGAACAGCCTCAGAGAGCCATCGCGGCGAAGTTTCGAAGGCACCCACTGCCGTGCTCGACAACAGAGGTTCGATTCCCACATTGGTCACAGgttattttattttgcttgacGCCAGGCGCAACGGGAAAGTGCATACCTACCGCAAAGTGCCGACAATGAGCCAAACAACGCTTCGCACTATTATGAGATGCGTTTGATCCGTTGATCACATTTTGCCCGATCGATGACCGAGCTCGCTTTATTGCCTGTGCTCGAGTCTTACTTGGCTTTCTGAGTACCATCAAGAACTATTCTTGTCGTCTGAAAGATCTACAATGTGCCAGTATATTCGATTTCCACTTCATGTCATTTACAATGGTTTTAAGACATCATTGGGTAAATCATTTTGATTCTACACTTTAGGTGGAACAGCAATGCCAATGTGCTGGAAGTGTACAATAAAGCGTCTCCTAAAAGAATCCTGCGTCTTTTATCAATTTTACGAATAAATGTGCGCTTCATGTGAATTTTTGCCGTCCGGGTTCAGAGTGGGGTTCCTCATAAAGTTATATAAAAACTTATAtaaacgacggcatgacgaaagttGGATGAAGAAACTGGAATGGCGGCGATACAAGGAACATGACGGCATCCAGACAACGGCATGGCAAAGTGGAAGGACAATGCGATGACGAGTGCATGAAGATGATggcacgacgacggcacgacgacagtTGGGTGTCGAAGCTGTAATGATGGCTTTACAAGGACCACGATGGAACCACGACGATGGTAGGGCAACGGATGCAATACAGCGAGTGTATGACTGCGAGAATATGCCGAGGACGCGATGACAACGATGTCGTGGGAACGGTATGAGGACAGTGTGATTAcgcagacggacagacagacagacagacagatagacagatagataggcatatagatagatagatagatagatagatagatagatagatagatagatagatagatagatagatagatagatagatagatagatagatagacagatagacagatagatagatagatagatagatagatagatagatagatagatagatagatagatagatagatagatagatcataCATGTGTATCATAGCGACAACAAAGTAGTTATTGCAGTAATTTTAAAGTAATAAATAGAGTAAAgcttttgtaaactgcattgaAACGTGTGTTTGTGTCATATATCACTGTGAAGAGCAATGTGCGTAATGGGTGAACATCATGAGATTAGTTTTATTTTTTCCAAGTTGCCCTACACTTGGCGCAACATATCTATGGATTCGCGGAACGACCATCTTCACAGGAGTGGATTGGCAGGGGATTTTTTCCGTGTGATATATTTGGAGAAATCTGTTTTAGGACTAGTGGAATGGGACGAATTTTTAGAGCAATATCTGAGATTGTCAAGATGGGACACTTGACCTAGAATTACTCCAGTTTCTATAAACAAACATTGCGGGGTGTAACGTGCCCAAATCGTAGTCGCCTTATGGCGGACTCAGTGGAGGCGTAATGCGGAAGAATTTGGACCAGCGGGGTCACATTAACGAACATACAATGCAGGGTACACGGACgcttcgcatttcacccccattaaaATTCGGCAGCCGTGGCCCAGATTGAACGCGCGACCGCGAGCTCGGCAGCCCAATGCCGCAGCCACTGGGCTAACGCGGGGGCAAGAGGCATTTGAAATCGGCTTTTGCACTCGAATAGAGCGAGGCTGCACGAATAACGAGGCTACGCACTTCGCCACCACGCAGTCTGTTCGCCAAGCACACTCGCCGTGAAGTGCGCTCTGCAGTAATTGTCACTAAGCGTTTCCGTACGCCAGTCTGCGGATGACACTAGCGGCGAAATGCACTCGATCAAAGCGCACTTAAGCTTGCCAGCAGGACCCATGTGAAGGCAGTGCAAGTGAATCGAAGCTCCCTTCAAGCTGTTGTTTGAATTATAAAAAAATGCCCTGTTTATTCCTACGTGTCTGGCGCCAAGGAAACAGGCGAGCGCGTATGTTCCCCCACGCAGCCGTCCTGCGCAATTGGACACACGCGATGATCGAGCTGGTTCGCCTTCCTGCCATCGATGTATACGTGCCATTGGGCGTAATGGTAGTGTCAGGTTGTAGTTTCGAAGGAAATCTTGTGGCCTAATGAATAGAGCAATAGGCTGCCTTAGTTGGCGACCGTGGTTCGATGCCACAATGGGCAAATAATATAAATTTTATTTTAAGGATTGGGCTATTCGCAAGTCAGCAACAACATCCCGAAGCCACAGTGAAGAATGGCAGAGGTAGTTTGGACAGAAAGCTTCTGTTTAAAAATATCCAGACAGTCTTTACAAGATTTTATTCTTTTGGTCCAATTGTTCATTTCGCAGTTAGTCGCGCTTCCATCGTAGACTGCCCCTTGACGTTTCAGTAAATTGTTTTTCCACGGCCTTTAAAGGTTAGCGACCTTTACAAATCACCAATAGCAAAAAGGCAATAAAACTGTGGGTAGCAACAACTACGCAGCTAGGCGAGTAGATAATTTCCACACCGTTACATCTATAGTTGGCGATCGGCGCCGTGAACAATCAGGAACTGGCCGTAGCATTATCGGAGTGATAGTAGCCTTGGCAGCAGCTGAGAGGATATAGCGCACTGGCAACGCTTCCATATTTGCGCAGAATCGTTGGCACGGCGTTTACCAGCCGACGTGTGCGCCGTTCGCTATGGCTTCTCAAGGCAAGCGATACACGCTGTGCGGTTTTAACGAGGAGCTCGACTGGAGACCTTTGCATTTCCTCGGGCCTGTTCCTGCTCATAGAATATGTGACGCATGTGGTGTGTTGTCTAGAAAAACCGTTTTTCTGCCCTGTCAACACGTGCTGTGCAAAAGCTGCTTCGAGCAGTGCGTACTCCATAAGGGCCACGCCTGTCTACTCGACGGTGACCAGTTTATTCCGGAGGAAGCTGAGTGGAGAGAATTTCCTTTGGAGAACCTTCTGCGGCGCAAGGTAAGAGAACACGAGTGAACGAATTCGTGTGTCAGTGTTATTCAGGTCATTTTAGCAAAATGCACCGAATATGTTTATGAAGTAAAATGGGTATGCTTTTTTACGAATAAGGGTCAATTGCTGTTAGAGTGGATGAATCACTTGTAAGCTAGATGAAAGCGAATATGGAAATAATACATAcgcaaaaaattatttcttctcaAGAAGCTTCTCACCCCAGCCGTGCTTGAGAAACGCATACGTTACCATACCGAACCGCTCCTCTTCGTTAAGCGGCTCACATGCCTGATGATTTCAGTGCCCTACCGGAACGAAAACGGATTGCTGAACGCGAACGCAATGCCACCCAATCGGAGCAAACGAAGTTACCTGAACGTAATAAGACATTTCACCTTCAAGAACCACTCTCCTTCGCAATGCAAATGCCACCAGTTTGCACACGTGATACAAGTGGTGTCGCTGTTTCGCTGCTGAAAATTAACACGATTAGTGAAAATCCTTCTTTAAGCTAAACAGCAATAGTTCGTGTAATGACGCACTCAAATCAGGTTGTCGCTGCCGCATTTCTTCCTTGTTCCGAACCGTTTCTGTCTGCAGTATGGTCAACATCTTAGTAGAACATTACTtagtgcccgtgtgacaggaaGTTCGAAGGCATGAAATGACATAGAATATGTTAAAATGGAAAATAATATGAAGGTCCTATGGAAAATTGCTTAAatgcttttatttttcatttcagaTAAAATGTTGGAATGAAGAACGCGGCTGCGACGTCGTTTTGCCTGCATCAGAATTGAACAAGCATTTTTGCAATGACTGTGAGCACCACGCCACGTCGTGCCCTAAATGTTCAAAGCTGGTGCTCCGTAGTAATATAGCGGCGCATTTACAGAGCAAATGCCGAGACTACGCGGTATCTCTGACGTCCGGCGCTGCAGAAAAGTCACACAGTGACGGAAAAGCAATGATGATGGCTGTGAATGCAAGCTTATACGTGCGAGTAGTTGAAATGAAAGACACGCTAGACGAAGTCATTAGTGATCATATTGTCCAATATGACCGGCTGAATGAGATTTCACATTGCATTAACACGGTCAAAGAAGCTCTGCTACACAGGTCAAGCGGAAGTAGTACGTTGGATAGCCTTACTTCACAATGTACAGTTACGTTATCTTCAGTTAGAGAAGTCAAGGAAAGATTGATTGACCACAGCGAAGAGACACGTGTGCTTTCAGGAACCTTAATGAATTCAATAAAAGAGCTGAAGGAAGTGTTGCAGGACACCGCAAGGACATTCTCCCTAAATTGCGTAGGAAGTGTGGCTGGTATTGGTGGAGCGAAGGACACTGAGAAGAAAGGAGGACATAGCACATTGAATAAAGAACTGGCCTTACACACAATAAACATTAATCGATATGAGTTCATGGCTAAGGGATACGAAGCAATGAAAAAGAGCGCACGTTCTGAAGGCTATCATATTTGCgcggaagaaaaaatatacaTGTCTGGCTATCACGTCTCGCCAGGAGTGCACTTCAGAAAAGCGGGAGATCATGTGTTTCTGCATCCTCGTTTTCAGCTGCACAAAGGTGTGATCGACGAATTTCTTCAGTGGCCTTTCACTAAGAACATTCGGGTGACCGTCAAGCATTCGTCCCAAAGCAAACAGTGCCAGAAGGTGTGGAACACTAGCGGTACCCTTCAGTACTTTGGAAGACCCGGAGAAACAGCCAACGATGGCAGTTGCAGCACATTCGTTTCATTTAGCCTAAATGATCTTGAAGGTGAAGGGTACGTCAAGGAGGACAAGCTTCACATCGTGTGGGAGCTTCTTCCGAAGCCCGTAGCAGAATAAATGAGGGGAATTTTGCGTATTTCATTAAATACACATGCTGTTTTATTTCCTGGAAACGAATTTCGCTCTTCCAAATGCCTTCGTTGAAAGCAAAGTAAAGCCTCCTTTTTGTACTTGTCTACCCGACATCGCTTTAGAGTGAGTTTATAAAATTGCCTTTCAACTGCGTATTGTGCCATTCAGAACTGTATGTGTAGGTGACTCGCAGACAGAGAATTAAACAAATTCTATCATGGGGGATATTTGCTgtttacacacacgcacaaacacgcatatatatatatatatatatatatatatatatatatatatatatatatatatatgtacgtataTATAAGCCGAACCGCAAGAACGTTAGAGACGATGCCTTCAGTGCTGCAACAAAATGGTTGCATTTCTGGCGAAACAAACCTTGCATGTTAATTCAATTCCTATCGCGTAGACTTGCTTAACTTACAGgtcctttgttttattttccaaAGTTAACTTACGGCACACATACAAAGGGGAATCATCTTGAAAACATAGTCATTGTGTTAGCTGCgccattatttaaaaaaaaaaattacccctGGCTGATTGCACAATTCTACCCTTGAACCAAATTACTCGACGAGGCGGACATGACGTCTACGAGCGATCAGACGTGGATTTGAATAACTGTTTCACTAATTAAATTTCTCGCTGGTTTATTTCCAGCACGTCTAACAATTTGCGAATTATAGCTATTTATAATTATGGCTATTATAGCGGTCTCATCCACGAATTCCGTGGATGGCACCCGTTTTGACATATGTGCTATCAACTTTGCGGTAAAATTTGGTTTTTAAAAGGACGTTTAGAAGGCAAAGTTGGTGCATATATAACGTGGTTTaggatcgcaaaaaaaaaaagaaagatgcggcacgaaagaaagcgtgaacagcGGACAAGGGCTActgttaactttttttattccaTAGCGTCGTCATGAAATGTAGAATCGCgatcaaaaatacgcggcccacgccTGCGGGCACGCGAGAGGCAGTAGGGCGCTGCTGCATCATTGGTCTAAAGCCCTTACATCGGGTGCCTGCTGTGAGAGTACATCGAATAACGAGaaacttcgccctcactctcgtaTGGCCGCTTCACccgcttgataaatttcaagtGCGGCGTTCACCTGTTACGCAGCTGACGTTCAATTGTAAAGAGGGCTCGTCTGCGCGCTTGCCTTCCTCCCTGCACTGGCGCATAGGACTAGCAAGCAAAGTGCCACCACTTTGTTGGTGTCAACACCCGTCCTGTCTAATGTTCCGTTTTCCTTTGACTCGAAATGTAATGCAATGCGAGTCTCCTTACTAGGCTCAAATTGCAGAAACCGTCCGCACATGCTAGCTGTGCCCGAAAGCATTCCGCCGCCGCCGTGCCAAGGCCTACGTCCGCAGGGCATACGGAACGCCTATAATTGAAACAAGCGCTTCATTGACATGCCGGAAACACGCATGCCTCCCAAGACATTGGATTAAGGGTCTGTTGAGTGAAATGTGGATTGCGTTGGATTGAGGATGCATGGTTGGATTGAAGTGGATTAACGGTATATTTCATAGATTGCAGTGTATTAAGAGAGAATTAGGTAGGATGGGGGCGAATAGAGGTGGTTGACGTTGGATTAAGGCTTGATAACGTTAGATCAAGGGCGGACCATGGTGGATTACGTTGAATTAAGAGTAGATTGCATTGACTTGAGGGCGAATTCCTTTGCAATAAAGTGTATTCTGATCGGTTGCGGCCTATTAAGAGTGAATGAGGTTGTAATAGTGCGGATTGAGGTCTATTAGGCTTGATTACGCGCTATTGCACTGTTGCCTTCACATATGGAGACACAGAAGCGTAGGTGTCCTCTTTCTTCTGAAAAAGTTAGATCTTGAATTTGCTTGAAAAAAAACTactaccaactagcccggcaCTCTTTCTAGTCTGAACAAAATGTAAGGGCGATCAATCAGTTCGATGCGGAGAGGATGCGATAACATGCTGTCTTCATTCACTCCTTCACGTATACGAATCTTCATTTCATTATTTCCCACACATATACCTCCTTAAATTCTGATTCCTCATTACTTCCAGCAATCCTTAGTGTCGCGCAAATAATTCGCCGGGAGACTATcccccgtattcacaaatgcatcctaacttgaagcccacgcttgacttgatttcAATGACGCCTGTCACGACAGGAAGCACGACAGGAAACGCTATGAGCGTCTTGGGTGCGTTcacaccaggcgtcatttatgtcaagtcaagcatgggcttcaggTTAAGGTGCATTACTGAATGCGGGGCTATGTCGCCTATAGATCTGCTGTTTGAGAAAATCGTCGTTTCCTCTAGCGGTTATTTTTTGGGCGCTCCCAATTTCGTCCTCTTGGGTTGCTTGTTAACTCCTGGTGCAGTAACTATGCAAATCGTTTAATAATGACAACTCGCGCAGTGTCCTCTCATTACCACGGGAGCTCTAGTGCAGTGATTCAGCCTAACGTCACAGCTCTGGCAGCTCCTCTGGCAAGCACGCAGCCCGCCCGTCCACCGTTGTACTTGGTACCATCAAGTGTAGTCGTAGAGACGGGCCTCCTACCAGATTTTCAGGGTATTTTTCCATCTCAAGTATGGCACTGTCCTCTCATTGGTGCGGTCTGCTGAAGGTCACGTCACGTTAATGATATGGCCTTCTCAACGAATAGTAATGTGAAATTCGGCGCCGTCCTCTGATTGGTCAGTCAGGTGACGTGACCTTGATGACATCATCACCCTCGACGAGTGGCAATTCAAAACTAGGCGTGGCCTGCTGAGTGGTCTGTTGAGGGTCACGTGACCTTCACGACGTAACCACTCATACAATGCGAAAATTGGAATATGGTTTCATCGTCTGATTGGTCAAGTGGGGGTCAGGTAA
The nucleotide sequence above comes from Dermacentor andersoni chromosome 10, qqDerAnde1_hic_scaffold, whole genome shotgun sequence. Encoded proteins:
- the LOC129381960 gene encoding TNF receptor-associated factor 6-like, with product MASQGKRYTLCGFNEELDWRPLHFLGPVPAHRICDACGVLSRKTVFLPCQHVLCKSCFEQCVLHKGHACLLDGDQFIPEEAEWREFPLENLLRRKIKCWNEERGCDVVLPASELNKHFCNDCEHHATSCPKCSKLVLRSNIAAHLQSKCRDYAVSLTSGAAEKSHSDGKAMMMAVNASLYVRVVEMKDTLDEVISDHIVQYDRLNEISHCINTVKEALLHRSSGSSTLDSLTSQCTVTLSSVREVKERLIDHSEETRVLSGTLMNSIKELKEVLQDTARTFSLNCVGSVAGIGGAKDTEKKGGHSTLNKELALHTININRYEFMAKGYEAMKKSARSEGYHICAEEKIYMSGYHVSPGVHFRKAGDHVFLHPRFQLHKGVIDEFLQWPFTKNIRVTVKHSSQSKQCQKVWNTSGTLQYFGRPGETANDGSCSTFVSFSLNDLEGEGYVKEDKLHIVWELLPKPVAE